In the Arthrobacter sp. 31Y genome, one interval contains:
- a CDS encoding alpha/beta hydrolase fold domain-containing protein → MSTTTTEPGPLTDGTAAFPRYAPVTGPSGEVRWDSLVYSCEYGYRPLFLDLRVPSSASLNTPAPLVIWVHGGGWVTGSRRRRAPNLHQNGVIESIVNAGYAVALVDYRLAKEAAFPAQLLDLKAAVRWLRGHALEYSLDSSRFVVWGESAGGHLAMMLGFCGKDPGPRTGEFHDEPEDLQGVVDWYGPADLSAPPIRPAIFSSAGPVVMPGDPVQEFVESSTWSAAEMSPINYVDKASLPVFIAHGVDDSQVDVSQSRQLHDSLTRAGADTEYLETGGGHVFVGKPVLQQVTEASLTFLRERIGSALTNDLDPAIQAMEKRMAGTGDFPIFTDVAGHAVDGPTARERGVRLRDSFYPRQFFDVESITESTFPGPAGDVRIRIQKPHDASDATVVYFHGGGWIIGDLDSHEGNASRIAARTGAHVVQVDYRLAPENPHPAGVEDAIAAVEWVAAHIDRFGGNPEKLVVAGDSAGGNLAAIAAHHCRDTDVTLAAQLLIYPATDFTLMAGTVMEHQYLGPDPSIPLDDPTLSPALAASLAGLPHTIIGVGEHDFLYQDNLHFAQRLKDSGVDVTLRCYPTLNHGFFSYGNVSTSADRAADEICEDLRIRLSR, encoded by the coding sequence GTGTCAACGACGACTACAGAACCAGGTCCGCTGACGGACGGTACGGCAGCATTTCCTCGCTATGCACCTGTGACGGGCCCGTCCGGCGAAGTGCGCTGGGACAGCTTGGTGTACTCATGTGAGTACGGTTATCGCCCGCTGTTCCTGGACCTGCGCGTCCCCTCTTCGGCCAGCCTCAACACGCCCGCGCCTCTCGTAATTTGGGTCCACGGTGGCGGTTGGGTAACTGGATCGCGACGTCGGCGGGCCCCGAACCTGCACCAGAATGGCGTCATCGAGAGCATCGTCAATGCGGGCTATGCCGTGGCGTTGGTGGACTACCGCCTCGCGAAGGAGGCGGCCTTCCCCGCCCAACTGCTGGACCTGAAGGCTGCAGTCAGGTGGCTCCGGGGCCATGCCCTCGAGTATTCGCTGGACTCAAGCCGGTTTGTCGTGTGGGGCGAATCGGCCGGCGGGCACCTTGCCATGATGCTGGGATTCTGTGGCAAGGACCCCGGCCCGCGGACGGGAGAATTCCACGATGAGCCCGAAGACCTGCAAGGCGTCGTGGATTGGTACGGTCCGGCAGACCTGTCGGCGCCTCCGATTCGACCGGCGATTTTCTCAAGCGCGGGACCAGTGGTCATGCCGGGTGATCCCGTGCAGGAATTCGTGGAGAGCAGCACGTGGTCTGCGGCCGAAATGTCGCCCATAAACTACGTTGACAAGGCCAGCCTGCCGGTCTTTATTGCTCACGGCGTCGACGACTCGCAAGTCGATGTCAGCCAGAGTCGCCAGCTCCACGACTCCCTGACCAGGGCAGGTGCAGACACCGAATACTTGGAAACGGGCGGCGGCCATGTGTTCGTCGGTAAGCCCGTCCTTCAACAGGTCACCGAAGCCTCGCTCACGTTCTTGCGCGAACGTATCGGATCCGCGTTGACGAATGACCTTGATCCAGCCATTCAGGCCATGGAGAAACGAATGGCAGGGACTGGGGACTTCCCGATATTTACCGATGTCGCCGGCCATGCCGTCGACGGTCCTACTGCCCGTGAGAGGGGGGTCCGGCTTAGGGACAGCTTCTATCCCCGTCAGTTCTTCGACGTCGAATCGATCACCGAATCGACGTTTCCCGGCCCGGCGGGCGACGTCAGAATTCGCATTCAAAAACCCCACGACGCAAGCGACGCCACCGTTGTCTATTTTCACGGCGGGGGTTGGATCATAGGTGACCTGGACTCGCACGAGGGAAATGCGAGCCGTATCGCCGCACGCACCGGGGCGCACGTCGTGCAGGTGGATTACAGGCTCGCGCCCGAAAACCCCCACCCTGCAGGGGTTGAAGACGCCATCGCCGCGGTCGAGTGGGTAGCCGCGCACATCGATCGCTTCGGCGGGAACCCGGAAAAGCTGGTCGTGGCCGGGGACAGCGCTGGCGGAAACCTCGCGGCCATCGCAGCACATCATTGCCGGGACACGGACGTCACCCTGGCGGCACAGCTTCTCATCTACCCAGCCACCGATTTCACCCTCATGGCAGGCACCGTCATGGAACATCAATACCTGGGCCCCGATCCCTCGATTCCATTGGATGACCCGACGCTATCCCCTGCTCTCGCTGCGAGCCTTGCCGGGCTGCCCCACACCATTATCGGCGTCGGTGAACACGATTTCCTCTACCAGGACAACCTCCACTTTGCCCAGAGGCTCAAAGACTCAGGAGTGGACGTGACTCTCCGCTGCTATCCCACCCTCAACCACGGCTTCTTCAGCTACGGGAATGTCTCCACGTCTGCCGACCGAGCAGCGGACGAAATCTGCGAAGATCTCCGTATACGCTTGAGCCGCTAA
- a CDS encoding LysR family transcriptional regulator: MRTFLVVAEELNFGRAATRLHIAQPAVSQQIMSLEKSLGVKLFERNTRSVSLTDAGLAFLQPCRDAVTAIESAGLEAKNAGTGEFGRIRVGFNAGFAADALSTLFRSLRGQLPRLQLEVDSSRTNVQVMERISSKELDIGLVGGPVHSRDLEHLVLGYIRLGVQLPRDHPMIDRSEIRMRDLAKEPFILIAPTDGPSIRSHVLEMCAEAGFQPRIAAEVGDGLTVMTLIGAGVGVGFSSSGSTALKPAGLEVRPIAEAAPVPCALVWKKGSASPALRNVLRVAAECFSVAAINS; encoded by the coding sequence ATGCGGACATTTCTGGTTGTAGCCGAGGAACTTAACTTTGGCCGCGCCGCAACGCGCCTTCATATTGCCCAGCCTGCGGTCAGCCAACAGATCATGAGCTTGGAGAAGAGCCTCGGGGTGAAGCTGTTTGAACGAAATACCCGTTCTGTCAGCCTGACGGACGCTGGCTTGGCGTTCCTCCAGCCGTGCCGGGACGCAGTCACAGCCATAGAATCAGCCGGTCTTGAAGCCAAGAATGCCGGCACGGGTGAGTTTGGACGCATACGTGTTGGCTTCAACGCGGGCTTTGCCGCGGACGCACTTTCGACCCTCTTTCGCTCCTTGCGGGGACAACTTCCGCGGCTTCAACTGGAGGTTGACTCCTCCCGCACAAACGTCCAAGTGATGGAACGGATTTCTTCGAAAGAGCTGGATATAGGCCTCGTGGGAGGGCCGGTGCACAGCCGTGACCTGGAACATTTGGTGCTTGGCTACATACGACTCGGGGTTCAGCTGCCTCGGGATCATCCCATGATCGATCGCTCCGAGATCAGGATGCGGGACCTGGCTAAAGAACCCTTCATCCTGATCGCTCCCACTGACGGGCCCAGTATCCGCTCCCACGTTCTCGAAATGTGTGCGGAGGCAGGGTTCCAACCAAGGATCGCGGCGGAAGTGGGAGACGGATTGACTGTGATGACCCTCATCGGGGCCGGTGTCGGTGTTGGGTTTTCCTCATCGGGCAGCACCGCACTAAAGCCCGCAGGACTTGAAGTACGGCCGATTGCCGAGGCCGCACCTGTTCCGTGCGCTCTCGTCTGGAAAAAGGGAAGCGCATCGCCGGCCCTGCGAAACGTCCTTCGGGTGGCCGCGGAGTGTTTCAGTGTTGCCGCCATTAATTCATAG
- a CDS encoding alpha/beta hydrolase, producing MTLDPEIRKILEKGYCWDAEHGPPDTIEEARARVEILRADIWKPQMLPVGSIENRAMNGSGGPLDLRIYRPSKSGIRPTVVYLHGGAWSAGSLDSHESHARRLCNRTGAVIVAVDYRLAPEDRFPAGYEDCAAAHRWVVEHIAELGGDPSRIAIGGDSAGGNLAAAVALEARDQGVPLAAQLLIYPATDLSAVYPSMRQLATGYFLELDPDAQQGQGYVSSPSELSDRRVSPLLADLKGVAPAVVIVAEYDPLKDQGAVYAEKLKASGVKVIYRNFSGLIHSFMSMGASPAAVDASDTLCADLAGLLGVAANHYTLEGTP from the coding sequence ATGACGTTGGATCCAGAAATCAGGAAGATTCTCGAAAAGGGCTACTGTTGGGACGCTGAACATGGTCCGCCTGACACCATCGAAGAAGCACGGGCACGAGTGGAAATCCTTCGTGCCGATATATGGAAACCCCAAATGCTCCCTGTGGGCAGCATTGAGAACCGCGCAATGAACGGATCTGGAGGGCCGCTGGACCTCCGGATTTATCGACCCAGCAAATCCGGAATCAGGCCAACAGTCGTGTACCTTCACGGGGGCGCCTGGTCAGCGGGAAGCTTGGATTCCCATGAATCCCATGCGCGCAGGCTTTGCAACCGGACAGGGGCGGTGATCGTAGCAGTTGATTATCGTCTGGCCCCGGAAGACAGATTTCCTGCAGGGTACGAAGACTGCGCTGCTGCCCACCGCTGGGTGGTCGAACACATTGCGGAACTGGGAGGCGACCCCTCCCGCATTGCAATAGGCGGTGACAGCGCCGGCGGCAACCTCGCCGCGGCCGTAGCGCTGGAAGCAAGAGACCAAGGCGTGCCCTTGGCGGCTCAACTGCTGATTTATCCCGCGACTGACTTGAGCGCCGTTTACCCATCGATGCGTCAGCTGGCGACCGGCTACTTCCTGGAACTCGACCCGGACGCACAACAAGGCCAAGGTTACGTGTCCTCACCGTCGGAATTAAGCGACCGCCGCGTGTCCCCATTGTTGGCGGATCTTAAGGGCGTTGCACCCGCCGTAGTCATTGTTGCCGAATACGACCCACTCAAGGACCAAGGCGCCGTATACGCAGAGAAACTGAAGGCATCAGGCGTGAAAGTGATCTATAGAAATTTTTCCGGACTCATACATTCGTTCATGAGCATGGGTGCTTCACCGGCTGCCGTAGATGCCTCCGACACCCTTTGCGCAGACCTCGCCGGACTTCTTGGCGTCGCAGCCAACCATTACACACTTGAAGGAACACCATGA
- a CDS encoding MFS transporter has translation MNTQLSGPDEELVSSNAAVASAPSAGSVARTSAANGAGNRMAKRAAMSAFLGSLVEYYDFVLFATAAALVFGPVFFAPLGTVGALLASLGTFGVAYIARPIGAVLFGTFGDKLGRKRALVWSLNLMGIATVLIGLLPSYQTIGVAAPILLVALRLAQGLSAGGEQAGSNSLTMEHAPAGKRGLYASWTMQGTALGTLLGSVAFILATSMDKSVLLDWGWRIPFLIAAPLMLVALYVRKGVTETESFNAVKSAHDTAKVPAVVVFRHHWPALLRVIGCSLMAVGGTTATVYALSFATSRTGMPASQFLLASTLGAVFSLVTLPLWAWLSDRIGRRPVFAGSAILTAIVWFPFFMAVSTGNFVLVLLAFIAFMGVGSAANGAGASFFTEMFPARVRYTGVAIGTQLGFMLAGFAPAIETAIQGEGTSGWLPVAVFAAVCGLVAAIAALSAKETHNVAVKDLDAS, from the coding sequence ATGAACACACAACTAAGCGGCCCCGATGAGGAGCTTGTATCCAGCAACGCCGCAGTTGCGTCAGCCCCCTCTGCAGGTTCAGTTGCACGAACGTCGGCTGCCAACGGGGCTGGAAACCGGATGGCAAAGCGCGCGGCCATGAGCGCCTTCCTCGGCAGCCTCGTGGAGTACTACGATTTCGTACTCTTCGCCACCGCTGCAGCACTTGTGTTCGGCCCTGTGTTCTTCGCTCCGCTGGGCACTGTAGGCGCACTTCTGGCTTCTTTGGGAACCTTCGGGGTTGCATACATCGCCCGTCCCATAGGCGCGGTTCTGTTTGGAACCTTTGGGGACAAACTCGGCCGCAAGCGCGCTTTGGTGTGGTCCCTGAATCTCATGGGCATCGCAACGGTGCTGATCGGACTCCTGCCGTCTTACCAAACGATTGGTGTGGCGGCCCCCATTTTGCTCGTTGCGCTCCGCTTGGCTCAAGGTCTCTCCGCTGGCGGCGAGCAAGCTGGTTCCAACTCTCTCACCATGGAACACGCCCCTGCCGGCAAGCGCGGACTCTACGCGAGCTGGACGATGCAGGGCACGGCGTTGGGCACACTGCTCGGTTCCGTAGCCTTCATTCTGGCAACGAGTATGGACAAGTCTGTACTCCTGGACTGGGGCTGGCGCATCCCGTTCCTGATCGCTGCCCCACTGATGCTTGTGGCTCTCTACGTCCGCAAGGGGGTCACCGAGACGGAGAGCTTTAACGCCGTCAAATCAGCACACGACACAGCCAAGGTGCCGGCCGTCGTTGTATTCCGCCATCATTGGCCTGCACTTCTGCGCGTCATCGGCTGCAGTCTTATGGCCGTTGGAGGAACGACAGCGACCGTATATGCCCTTAGTTTCGCGACTTCCCGGACAGGCATGCCGGCAAGCCAGTTCCTCCTGGCCTCAACCTTGGGGGCGGTTTTCAGTCTGGTCACACTCCCGCTGTGGGCCTGGCTCTCGGATCGCATCGGACGCCGCCCCGTTTTTGCGGGTTCCGCCATACTCACAGCCATCGTCTGGTTTCCATTCTTCATGGCCGTTTCCACCGGTAATTTCGTTCTGGTTCTCCTGGCCTTCATCGCTTTCATGGGCGTTGGCTCCGCAGCCAACGGCGCCGGCGCCTCCTTCTTTACAGAGATGTTTCCCGCCAGGGTTCGCTATACAGGCGTAGCCATCGGAACTCAATTGGGTTTCATGCTCGCAGGTTTCGCACCCGCCATCGAGACGGCCATTCAGGGCGAGGGAACAAGCGGGTGGCTTCCGGTCGCGGTCTTCGCGGCGGTCTGCGGGCTGGTGGCGGCGATTGCCGCGTTGAGTGCAAAGGAAACCCATAATGTAGCGGTTAAAGACTTGGACGCCAGCTAA
- a CDS encoding NUDIX domain-containing protein: protein MSQNSMEMCPGIPRSRTVVAVILEWRGKIALFRRSHLLSHDQGLWHCITGYVEENTPAHQQVIDELFEETGLRTEDLHSLRKGPDLVINDTQNQAWRIHTYVAHTKNRRLRIDWEHDTYRWTSPNKTKRFTNRVPWLDTILQANGYVI, encoded by the coding sequence GTGAGCCAAAATTCCATGGAAATGTGTCCTGGCATTCCGCGGTCAAGGACCGTGGTGGCCGTCATCCTGGAATGGCGGGGAAAGATAGCGCTGTTCAGACGAAGTCATCTCCTCAGCCACGATCAAGGCTTATGGCACTGCATTACCGGGTATGTCGAAGAAAACACACCAGCACACCAACAAGTCATCGACGAACTCTTCGAAGAAACAGGTCTCCGCACCGAAGACCTCCACAGCCTGCGCAAGGGACCCGACTTAGTCATCAACGACACCCAAAACCAAGCCTGGAGAATCCACACCTACGTAGCCCACACAAAAAATCGCCGCCTAAGGATCGACTGGGAACACGACACCTACCGATGGACTTCGCCAAACAAAACCAAACGCTTCACCAACCGGGTCCCCTGGCTGGACACCATCCTCCAAGCCAACGGATACGTCATCTGA
- a CDS encoding MFS transporter: MTETSATLTTEPATKRGWIALVVISLAQLMVVFDASIMNVSLPQAQQDLGFSDDGRQWVITSYSLTFGALLLLGGRLSDRWGHGRAFTIGLLGFGAASVLGGLAPTIEFLIAARVVQGACAAILAPAALTLLSVTFAKGRERTRAVGVFSAVAGAGGGIGMLLGGSLTEFTSWRWTLLVNAFFAAAALAGRIIYIKEARAQAQADRLDLSGLLMVSAGLASLVFGFSRAETMGWGHVSTVSSIVAALVLLTTFAIIESRVGSPLLPLHVLMNRNRGSAYLSGALASAVLFTQFLLLSYYLQSILGFTPLWCGIAFLPVVLCLILGSSFAGPRLMRRIPTQMLMGTGYLVSGAGLLWLTGITTENTYPTVVLPASLLIGLGTGTAFTCSMVLATDGVQPKDLGIASAVVNTSQQVGGAVGTALLSSVAAGAAATAAQGQASSAAAVAGFVLAFQWASGFMVLAAIISFALMRRDPEDSE; encoded by the coding sequence ATGACCGAAACATCAGCAACACTCACCACCGAACCCGCCACTAAACGTGGCTGGATAGCGCTGGTCGTTATTTCCCTTGCCCAGCTGATGGTGGTCTTCGATGCTTCGATCATGAACGTCTCCCTGCCGCAGGCCCAACAGGATCTTGGGTTCAGCGACGATGGCCGTCAATGGGTCATCACCTCATACAGCCTCACATTTGGTGCGTTGCTACTCCTAGGCGGACGCCTTTCTGACCGCTGGGGGCATGGACGCGCATTCACCATCGGGCTGCTGGGGTTCGGGGCCGCTTCGGTGCTCGGCGGCCTTGCCCCCACAATTGAGTTCCTCATTGCTGCACGTGTTGTGCAGGGTGCCTGCGCAGCAATTCTCGCCCCGGCGGCCCTGACCCTACTTTCAGTCACCTTCGCCAAGGGGCGTGAACGGACGAGAGCTGTTGGCGTGTTCAGCGCGGTGGCTGGCGCCGGCGGTGGCATCGGCATGCTCCTCGGGGGCAGCCTCACAGAATTCACATCCTGGCGGTGGACCCTATTGGTGAACGCGTTCTTCGCCGCAGCGGCACTCGCCGGCAGGATCATTTACATAAAAGAAGCCCGTGCTCAAGCCCAAGCGGATCGACTGGATCTCTCCGGACTCCTGATGGTCTCAGCCGGCCTGGCAAGCCTCGTGTTTGGATTCAGCAGAGCCGAAACCATGGGCTGGGGACACGTTTCCACCGTCAGCTCAATCGTTGCCGCTCTCGTCCTGCTAACAACCTTCGCCATCATAGAAAGCCGCGTCGGTTCTCCACTGCTTCCCCTGCACGTGCTCATGAACCGCAACCGCGGTTCTGCATATCTCAGCGGAGCTTTGGCATCAGCCGTTCTATTCACCCAGTTCCTTCTTCTGTCCTATTATCTGCAGTCAATTCTTGGCTTCACACCCCTGTGGTGCGGTATAGCTTTCCTCCCGGTAGTGCTCTGCCTGATCCTCGGTTCCAGCTTTGCCGGCCCCAGGCTCATGCGCAGGATCCCTACGCAAATGCTCATGGGAACGGGCTACTTGGTCAGCGGCGCGGGCCTACTATGGCTAACCGGGATTACGACCGAAAACACTTACCCAACAGTCGTGCTCCCTGCGAGCCTCTTGATCGGGCTTGGCACGGGCACTGCCTTTACCTGCTCCATGGTGCTCGCCACTGATGGCGTGCAACCAAAAGACCTTGGTATCGCATCGGCCGTAGTCAATACTTCGCAGCAAGTGGGAGGGGCTGTAGGAACCGCCCTTCTCAGTTCCGTTGCCGCGGGTGCCGCCGCAACTGCTGCCCAGGGTCAGGCGAGTTCCGCTGCAGCCGTTGCCGGCTTTGTGCTCGCCTTTCAGTGGGCATCAGGTTTCATGGTGCTCGCAGCCATCATCTCCTTCGCGCTGATGCGCCGCGACCCCGAGGATTCTGAGTGA
- a CDS encoding flavin reductase family protein, protein MNTPSQLAEHTSTIDARRFRDTLGHYASGLTIVTGDDDGEPLGFTCQSFYSVSVEPPLISFSVMKTSTTYPRIRSTGKFAVNVLAHHQHSIANQFARSGTDKWAGITWEPTSSGNPILADSLIWIDCTIHAEYEAGDHFIVVGAVNELISADAGQSEPLLFFKGQYRHLQSTD, encoded by the coding sequence ATGAACACTCCTTCACAGCTCGCCGAACACACATCCACCATCGACGCACGCCGCTTCCGTGACACCTTGGGACACTACGCATCGGGGCTGACCATTGTCACAGGTGACGACGATGGCGAGCCCCTGGGTTTCACCTGCCAATCCTTCTACAGCGTCTCAGTCGAACCACCGCTGATTTCATTCAGTGTCATGAAGACCTCAACCACTTACCCGCGGATCCGCAGTACCGGGAAATTCGCCGTCAACGTGCTGGCCCACCACCAGCACTCGATCGCAAATCAATTTGCCCGCTCAGGAACGGACAAGTGGGCTGGTATCACTTGGGAACCGACTTCCAGCGGAAATCCGATATTGGCAGACAGCCTGATCTGGATCGATTGCACCATTCACGCCGAGTACGAAGCTGGCGACCACTTCATAGTTGTGGGGGCTGTCAACGAACTTATCAGCGCTGACGCGGGCCAATCCGAACCGCTCCTGTTCTTCAAGGGGCAGTACCGACACCTGCAGAGCACGGATTAA